A window of Cohnella herbarum contains these coding sequences:
- a CDS encoding glycoside hydrolase family 88 protein, translating to MNSAYKAEILKRLETKVDRMIEQIGSKTPHVARADGKYDDMGTDWWTTGFWPGILWVMYDMTGKEHYKEVAWHWDITLEQWFVKTTEELHHDVGFQFLSTAIIKYKITGDKDGYRRGIEAANFLASRFNLAGNFIRAWNGDKYGWSIIDSMLNVSLLFWASEATGDPRYKQIAIRHAETTMKFGVREDGSSNHIISFDPDTGEYIESFGGQGLAPDSTWSRGNSWALHGFANTYRHTGDARFLNTAKRIAHYFIAALPEDLVPYWDFRLESLEGMSRDSSAAAIAASGLLEIADAVPAGEKRLYQDAAERILKSLTEKYATWDLPEHEAILLHGTGSGTTNIDVSLIYGDYYYVEAIAKLNGWKNRVY from the coding sequence ATGAATAGCGCATACAAAGCCGAGATCTTGAAGCGGTTGGAAACGAAAGTAGATCGCATGATCGAGCAAATCGGCAGTAAGACGCCGCATGTCGCCAGAGCGGACGGCAAGTATGACGATATGGGCACGGACTGGTGGACGACGGGCTTCTGGCCGGGTATTCTGTGGGTCATGTACGACATGACCGGCAAGGAGCATTATAAGGAAGTCGCTTGGCATTGGGATATTACGCTTGAGCAGTGGTTCGTCAAGACGACGGAGGAGCTACATCATGACGTAGGCTTTCAATTTCTCTCTACCGCTATCATCAAGTATAAGATTACAGGCGATAAGGACGGATATCGTCGAGGGATCGAAGCCGCTAACTTCTTAGCCTCGCGTTTCAACTTAGCGGGAAACTTCATCCGGGCTTGGAACGGGGATAAATACGGATGGTCGATTATCGACAGCATGCTTAACGTCTCTCTGCTGTTCTGGGCTAGCGAAGCGACGGGCGATCCTAGGTACAAGCAGATCGCGATCCGCCACGCGGAGACGACGATGAAGTTCGGTGTCCGCGAGGACGGCTCCAGCAATCATATTATTTCGTTCGACCCGGACACGGGCGAGTATATCGAATCGTTCGGAGGCCAGGGTCTAGCACCCGATTCTACGTGGAGTCGCGGCAATTCTTGGGCGTTGCACGGCTTCGCGAACACTTACCGTCACACCGGAGACGCGCGTTTCTTGAATACCGCGAAAAGAATTGCCCACTACTTCATCGCGGCCTTGCCGGAAGACCTAGTACCTTATTGGGATTTTCGGCTTGAATCGTTGGAGGGAATGTCGCGGGACAGTTCCGCGGCTGCCATTGCGGCATCCGGTTTGCTCGAGATCGCAGATGCGGTTCCAGCCGGAGAGAAGAGGTTATACCAGGATGCCGCCGAACGTATTCTGAAGTCGTTAACCGAAAAATACGCGACTTGGGATCTTCCCGAGCATGAAGCTATTCTTCTGCATGGAACGGGCAGCGGAACGACGAACATCGATGTGTCTCTCATCTACGGAGATTACTACTACGTTGAAGCGATCGCCAAATTAAACGGGTGGAAAAACCGCGTCTACTAG
- a CDS encoding DUF3992 domain-containing protein: protein MSTCTSSLSCCADNTVVQDKVCTNWAVPAAGTQIIYSDNISQMISASGYIKLETGAGPLTATFSLNAATVQLITIQTGSSSSFTISRFDTITLASTAATQGEFCITVRYNL, encoded by the coding sequence ATGAGTACATGTACTTCATCCTTAAGTTGTTGTGCGGATAATACCGTTGTGCAAGATAAGGTATGTACGAACTGGGCGGTTCCAGCCGCAGGCACGCAAATCATTTATTCGGATAACATTTCCCAAATGATTAGCGCCTCCGGATATATTAAACTCGAAACCGGGGCAGGTCCCCTAACTGCTACCTTCTCCTTAAATGCTGCGACCGTCCAATTAATCACGATTCAAACGGGAAGCAGCTCATCCTTTACGATTTCTAGATTCGATACGATTACTTTAGCCTCTACAGCGGCTACGCAAGGTGAATTTTGCATTACAGTCCGATATAACCTGTAG
- a CDS encoding S-Ena type endospore appendage gives MLMPIKPSLPPAPAVCCIPVDPPAVVPINPLVVTPVDPPELPRTNPIQFVEKDCCGNFLIQEDQIKPIQLWAVGESIQVDLAQISIFNSSSSTGFLEVEITGAEPMSLQVYPGNTATFTGQNIRSIEIAARATSPVYIEGKYSVLSTFRVKDQ, from the coding sequence ATGCTAATGCCTATTAAACCCTCACTGCCTCCCGCACCAGCCGTGTGTTGTATTCCTGTTGATCCACCTGCCGTTGTTCCCATTAATCCACTTGTTGTTACTCCCGTTGATCCTCCAGAATTACCAAGGACGAATCCGATTCAATTCGTGGAAAAAGACTGTTGCGGTAACTTTTTAATTCAAGAGGATCAAATCAAACCGATACAATTATGGGCGGTTGGCGAGAGCATACAAGTTGATCTGGCGCAAATATCTATATTCAATAGCTCATCCAGTACAGGATTTCTTGAGGTAGAAATAACGGGGGCAGAACCGATGAGCTTACAAGTGTATCCAGGCAATACCGCCACTTTTACGGGGCAAAATATTAGATCAATCGAGATTGCCGCTAGGGCGACTAGTCCCGTATATATTGAGGGTAAATACTCCGTGTTATCGACTTTCCGTGTAAAGGACCAATAA
- a CDS encoding AraC family transcriptional regulator has protein sequence MKRLFDAVRFDGMMMLWSYAAKADAPFEGFYHWHQCFEILIVHEGEGTVIINQHAYDIKRGMMFIFQPYQLHKVYPKASKQQPYIRSKLHFIAEDFSDKLVLFPNRNTQLLQLWQGKGATQAFDLLGDMTYLEQLCEWYEQSAGNGKGESEEENMLFLLQILGFVNKAQGSMRESALIEIAKRPMRYSERIMKWIDHYYAEEVSLDRIAEELHLSKFYVSRVFRQETGSSVTDYLTARRIKQACRLLQTTYDPVERIGARVGLPDASYFVQLFKKVVGTTPLKYRNQ, from the coding sequence ATGAAACGTTTGTTCGATGCCGTTCGATTTGACGGAATGATGATGTTATGGAGCTATGCGGCGAAAGCGGATGCTCCGTTCGAGGGGTTTTATCATTGGCACCAATGCTTCGAAATTCTGATCGTACACGAAGGGGAAGGAACGGTCATCATCAATCAACACGCATACGATATCAAACGGGGCATGATGTTTATTTTCCAACCGTATCAATTGCACAAAGTTTATCCCAAGGCAAGTAAGCAACAACCGTATATTCGTTCGAAGCTGCATTTTATCGCGGAGGATTTCTCGGACAAGCTGGTACTTTTTCCGAATAGAAACACGCAATTGCTTCAATTGTGGCAAGGGAAAGGGGCGACTCAGGCCTTCGATCTGCTCGGCGATATGACCTATCTGGAACAACTTTGCGAATGGTATGAACAATCGGCCGGTAACGGGAAGGGCGAGTCCGAGGAGGAGAACATGCTGTTTCTGCTACAGATACTAGGATTCGTTAACAAGGCTCAAGGTTCTATGCGAGAGTCGGCGTTAATAGAAATCGCCAAAAGGCCGATGCGTTACTCCGAGAGGATCATGAAGTGGATCGATCATTATTACGCGGAAGAAGTTTCTTTGGACCGGATAGCGGAGGAGTTGCATCTGTCGAAATTTTACGTTTCCCGGGTTTTCCGTCAAGAGACGGGAAGCAGCGTTACGGATTATTTGACGGCAAGAAGGATAAAGCAAGCTTGTCGGCTGCTCCAGACGACATATGATCCGGTCGAGAGAATCGGCGCGCGGGTCGGCTTGCCCGACGCTTCGTATTTCGTGCAATTGTTCAAGAAAGTCGTCGGCACGACGCCTCTCAAATACAGGAACCAATGA
- a CDS encoding DUF3992 domain-containing protein, with translation MGCNGSSTALSCCPDKEYVQDKVCSPWSGTGAVTAVDVVVYTNNITQNIVGTGYLQYDIGVGNVTLEVLDSADTVIGTAITLTPGTSVAFTYRRFSTIQVVIPAAATGTFQGEFCITTRYPI, from the coding sequence ATGGGATGTAATGGTTCATCAACCGCTTTAAGCTGCTGCCCTGACAAAGAATACGTGCAGGATAAAGTTTGTAGCCCTTGGAGTGGAACCGGTGCGGTAACCGCTGTAGATGTCGTTGTGTACACCAATAATATTACTCAGAATATTGTAGGTACCGGTTATTTGCAATATGACATCGGGGTTGGCAATGTAACCCTTGAAGTGCTTGACAGTGCCGATACCGTCATCGGTACAGCTATCACGCTTACACCAGGAACTAGCGTTGCCTTCACCTATCGTCGATTTAGTACTATTCAAGTTGTAATTCCTGCAGCAGCGACTGGAACATTCCAGGGAGAGTTCTGCATTACGACTCGTTATCCAATTTAA